A region from the Silene latifolia isolate original U9 population chromosome 7, ASM4854445v1, whole genome shotgun sequence genome encodes:
- the LOC141590810 gene encoding GDSL esterase/lipase At2g23540-like: MSFLYSNHDHGLSLIMIFAVAISLIVSITKGEDQSLGASFIFGDSLVDAGNNNYLSTLSKANSPPNGIDFKASGGTPTGRFTNGRTIGDIVGEQMGIPNYAIPFLAPNATGKTILNGVNYASGGGGILNATGRIFVNRIGMDVQVDFFNITRKQIDELLGESKAKDYISKKSIFSISVGSNDFLNNYLMPVLSIGARISETPDSFTDDMINHLRDQLTRLYQLDARKFVVGNVGPIGCIPYQKTINQLKENECVDLADQLARQYNSKLKNLLTQLGPNLPGSTFVYANVYDLVMELITNYRKYGFTTSSVACCGNGGQYAGIVPCGPTSSLCKDRDKHVFWDPYHPSEAANVLIAKQLLDGDTKYISPMNLRQLRNL, from the exons ATGTCGTTTTTGTACTCTAATCATGATCATGGACTAAGTTTAATCATGATTTTCGCGGTAGCAATTAGTTTGATAGTGTCGATAACTAAAGGTGAGGATCAATCTTTGGGCGCTTCCTTTATATTTGGAGACTCATTGGTTGATGCAGGGAATAATAATTATCTAAGCACTTTGTCTAAGGCTAATTCACCTCCTAATGGTATTGATTTTAAGGCTTCCGGCGGTACTCCCACTGGCCGTTTTACTAATGGTAGAACTATCGGTGACATTGTTG GAGAGCAAATGGGAATTCCGAATTACGCCATTCCATTTTTGGCACCAAATGCCACCGGAAAAACCATACTAAATGGAGTGAACTACGCATCTGGAGGAGGTGGAATACTGAATGCAACCGGAAGAATTTTT GTGAACAGAATTGGAATGGACGTCCAAGTTGATTTTTTCAATATCACAAGGAAACAAATTGATGAATTGTTAGGAGAGTCGAAAGCAAAGGATTACATATCCAAAAAGTCAATATTCTCAATTTCAGTTGGATCAAACGATTTCCTCAACAATTACTTGATGCCCGTTCTCTCAATTGGAGCTAGGATTTCCGAAACCCCTGATTCTTTTACCGATGATATGATTAATCATCTCAGAGATCAACTAACT AGGTTATACCAATTGGATGCTCGAAAGTTTGTGGTGGGAAATGTGGGGCCAATAGGGTGCATACCTTACCAAAAGACAATAAATCAGTTGAAGGAGAATGAATGTGTAGATTTGGCTGACCAGCTTGCACGCCAATATAATTCCAAGCTCAAAAACCTTCTCACTCAACTTGGCCCCAATCTACCAGGATCCACCTTTGTTTATGCTAATGTCTATGACCTTGTCATGGAACTTATCACTAACTACAGGAAATATG GATTTACAACATCGAGCGTAGCATGTTGTGGAAACGGAGGGCAATACGCAGGAATTGTACCATGTGGACCAACATCAAGCTTATGTAAAGATCGTGATAAGCATGTGTTTTGGGATCCTTACCATCCAAGTGAAGCTGCAAATGTGTTGATAGCTAAACAATTACTTGATGGAGATACCAAATACATTTCTCCCATGAATCTTCGACAACTTCGAAATCTATAA